Within the Phaseolus vulgaris cultivar G19833 chromosome 9, P. vulgaris v2.0, whole genome shotgun sequence genome, the region CAATGATGCTTATTATCTCAAGGGAACTGCAAATTGTCACATTGTCCATTCACAGCTAGCCAAAATTTTAAGCTTCAGTTTAGCCATCCTCTTAACTTGTGAGATGGTAGTGGTACTCCATGCAAAATTTTAGGAAAATAACGAAAACACTACAATCAGTGGCTTCATTCTTGTTATGTACCTCAACATCCAAAAACTCTTTGCAAGGCTCCTCTGTAGGAAAAAAATGTGAGCCCCCCCTCCCTTTCCTACCAGCTTCAACTCCTTTCGCCCAATCGAACAAaaagaaaatgtaaatataCAGTCTTGGAGTTGACATGACATGCAACATTGAACTGTTAGTGCATGAGGCAAATCAGTCAGAGTTTTTTGAAGAGATCGAAGATGATTCCATTCCATTCCCAGAGTCTTCTCCACTTGCCAAAGATAAAGGGTTCCCTTGGCTGCGATTCTCCTCACTACCATTTGCGCGAGATTTCCCTGGCCTCACTCTAATGTTGTTACCCAAGGGAAAAGGCTCCTGCAGTGACAGATTAGATTAATATTTACCTCGGGTATATCATATCAGCAGAAAAACCAGGTACCAAAACCATTAGTATAGTACAATTGGGTTGCAAGCCTCCTATATATCCTTATCCCAGTTTATTAAATGCACGTAATGCTAGAAACAGTCGCAACAATAGATAGCATTTATAGCCATTAAAGTCATCATTGAAGTATTCCTTTAAAAACCTTTCTTGCCACACCCATGTTCACATTAAATATCAGGCAATAAGTTTTGAAGTGAGAAAGCCCATAATTAACACCCAGTTTACTTGAATCAGCCACTAATATATTAATGGAAACATCCGGAAAATAGTTACAACTAAAGAACAAGCTGATTTACCGGATCGCCAGCATTTGGGCCATCTGTATGGAAAAGAATAGGGCGGCAACGTTTATCCTCATTCATCAGGCTTGAATTCTGAAAATGAGCAATAAGAGCAGCTTTTCCTTGAATTCGGGCATATGCGAGTACTGCTACCTTTTCACTGTTGAACTTCTCCCATTTTTTCCCGTTAAAGGCCTGCACAATATTCCTTatctattaaatatataaacagaCGAGCACAGAATTCATAACCCAgataattaaatcaaattaaGATTACATAAGGATTTAAAAATAACCTTGTGGAATGGAATAATTTGACAAGGATCAATCATATTGATGAATGCATAGCCAACATTACATTTGTTCTGCAACCATTAGTAGAATTTACTTAGAAACACATTATTCATGATTTGCTTCTTTTAAGGAAAGAGTCAAGCGACTAGCAAGTCCAGAAAAATACTTGCCTTGAAATCAATGGGCAAATACAGAAAATCATATGTTCCTCGACATTGTTCATCAATGGCAGCAAGAAGCATCTTTGAAGTATACCTGccaaaatatttaaacaaatttaaaataaaaaagagacaaACAAAAAGACCAGTGCTTCAATCtttgtaaaatttgttaatcTATTATGGAAAACCAATTGATCAAATATAAAAGCTACACGCAAAATATCACAGGCATGTAAGCAAGCAAAAGGGAGACGGCCTTTGTATGGTTAATGCACCAAAATTAAAAGGGGACAAGCCAAATAAGCAATTGCCTACTTAATTAATAATAACGTTCTTTGGTAAAATAAGGAAGAAGTGATAACAGCATAAGCAGCAAAATTTACAAAAAGATAGGGAGATAATTGGCATACTTATTCggaatattttttatcatgagCGTTGTTCGGTTATCATCCCCACGCAATATGCGGCCTAGGTCAAGTTCATACTGTTTTTTATCTGCATTGCTGTTAGTGTTTGGTTCGCTTCTTCGAGGATAGAGGTTTCTCATACGTTCATTGGTAGaatcaaatttagaaaccaaattcaTGGGAAGTCTCCCAGGTAAAACATGTGATAACTGCTTAGGAGAGCCCTGCCCAGCATTTGATGTCAATTCTGTACCATTCCCACTGACATGAGAAAACATGTTGTGAGAAGCAGGAGGGTGCATCTGCCAGCTACCATGAAAGCCAGGACTTCCTACAGAACCTAATCTAAAACCAGAACCATCAGGCGACTCTCCCAAGTAAGAATGTTGTCTTTCCCAGGGCGAGGCAGTAACAACTGGTGCTGATCCCACTTGATGGTCTATATGTGATGCTCTAAGCACATGGGGAGGTGTTCTAGGAAAACTGGGTATCTGTGGAAGACATGGAGAACCAGCACCATTAACAAAGGACGGTGTTTTCTGCCAAAGCATGGCATTTGAAGGAGTTTGTTGATGCAAGTTGGAGCCATTCCACATATGATAAAGTCCATGACTGGGGCGGTTTCCATTTCCtgaatattcaaaataaaacaaagattTCACATACCAGCATTCAAATATAGGACTATTATATCCATATTAGATATTGGTTCTGCCTACAATTTCCCAGCACCTTGTACCACTTCCAAGCTGATAGAACAACGAACTTCAAGGTCAATAATCAAATTCGACTGCTTAAATCACAGGCAAGTCTAAATTCACCTAGATCAATAGTTTGACTCTTGAGTATTTTTGGGTGTTATTAAAACAATGAAATATAGAAAATCCTAGAATCAACATCAAAATTAACAGTCAAGCTCATTGTTATAAGGTTTTAAATTCCTAGGATGCCATCAAAAGAGAACAATAAGTTCAACCTTTGCAACAAATTGGTTCCTTATCACCATTTTCTACACACAAGGAAACATTTTAAAACTGTTGTAAATAAAGGAAGCTTTTACACGAGGTTTTCTTAGCACGATAAACTTACCTCCTGTATTAAACTCTGCTAGGTTCCCAGTTGAGTTTATTCCCTGAATGTGCCTGCTGTCAGATGATTCCGTTGATCCATTTCCAATATTGGCAGCCATGTTAATGGTACTTGAAAAGTTGTAAGGACTGCCATTAGCTAAGCTATCGCGATATTCTGGTAAAGAATGAGGATGGAACCTCGAAACGGATGCAAATTTCATTGCGTCAATAGTGTTACTGGCCTCAAAAACACCAGATACTTTTCCATTAGATGCACCTCTTGCGGTCTTGTGAATGTTAGAATTCATATTAAATAGTGATTTATCAATGAAAGTAGGTTGCCGTGTTGCAGAATGAAACCCTTGATTATATCCGTTTTCCAAGCTGCCAGCAGATGCAATAAATCCAGATGACACTCCTGCTGTAAGTTATGTCTAGTGAGACCAAGAACATATTAGCTTTATGAGGAAAAATAGACAAGTGAATTCAGACAAAATCATACCATTATGTCTTAAGGAAATGTTGTCACTAAGACTATGACCAAGATCAGGTTCATCTTGTCCCTTCTGAGACTGGTGCATCATACTACAAAAGCAAGGTTTCCATAATTGTCAAGATGTAATCTTTCCATCAAGGTGGTTCCAAACAACTATACCCTCTATCAACCTCTAAAAGTAGAGAATACTATTTAAAGGTGACAAGAACAAATATTAAGATGCAAAATAAGACCTCATCCACAACACATTGGTTAAGATTGACACATTTTAAAAGTAGAAAACAGTTGCAAAAGTTAATATatgtagataaaaaaattaaattaaaaaataaagaagaagcgGTAATAGCCACCATGTTGCAATCATGGGAAGGCTGGGCTCAAGCTTAATGTGCTTCCCAGAAAAGCGGATCCCATTCAATGCACGAAGAGAAGCTTCCGCAGCTCGAACATCATAAAATTCGATAAATTTGACATGATTCAATTGCGGATATTCATAGATCTGCAATTACAGAAACGATATTTAAGAATATGCTTGTATcattacaaaacacacaaaaatggATGAAAaccaacaaaaacaactcacatCTCTAATTTCTCCATAAAACCCAAAAATCTGTTGAAGTTCATCTTTTAAAACAGATGAATCAAGATCGGATATCATCAGTGTACCATGACCAATATCTTTCTCTGGAGCATTGCCCTGATATGTCATCAAATAAAGATATATCTATAAGCAACGCATAAAAGAGACACACAAGCAATTGATATTGAACAAGTAAAACCTACGCCTCTAATAATAAAAGATGATAAGATGAACAAtggaaatataaactttacCCAAATGAAACAAGGGAAAAAGAATTATGCATAGATGAGGTTAATAACATTGTTACCTTTGGAATTGAATAATGTATATCCAGTTTCCTAGATCTCAATGACCTATTTTGAAGTGCCTTCATTGCTTTTTGTGCTGCCCTTAGATCATAATATGAAATCATAACAAACCCACGATGCTTGCAGGCAGTGTAAATGGTTCGGATATCTCCATATTGCTGCCAGAACAAACAAAATAGTCCATTTTTACATTCCATCATTAGTGGTATGAAATGCTTCATGTAAACTCTTTAAGATAGCAGCCAccataataaatgaataaaggTTCACCTCAAAGAGAGCCTTAAGTTCAGAGTCTTCAACATTGCTATTGATATTTCTAACAAAAAGTGTTCTAGAAGATTGTTCACGGAATGGAATTTTTCCTTTAGAAACTCCAAAGTAATCAGGATCTTCATCCACGAAACTGGTTCCGTTTCCAGAAATTAGATGTTCATCTCCTTCCAATTCCATGCCTCCACTGCTGCTGAACAAATCAAAATCTTCAAAATCATCATTCATTCTAGCACGAGTACTGCATCCTAACTCGTCAGTGACTCCAGAAAACAGGTCATCTTCATCAGGAAGGAGATTTCCAATAGTGTCAGCCTCAATTTCTCCTAGAGATTTATACGCTTCTTCCTCAGGAAGGGAACCAACAGTAATGGGTTGACCAGACAGCACTCCATTCCCCAATAACCTCACTGCATTAAGTTATACATTATGCCAACAGAGACGCATTAGGATATCAGCTGAACTAAAGTAAAATCACAAAATCTATAAGAAGATAAATTTTCTTAGTTTCATATTTTGGTGGGTTTTGGTGAGGGAAAGGTGCCCTACTTTGTCGTGCTACATTTCAAAAGATAACATGCATATATTCAGCTATGATAAATTGCTATAGATGGCAAGCAAATGAATGTAATAAGAAACTCATATCTAAAGTATTACGAAGAGTAAAAGAAATCAGAACTTGATAATGCTGAAATACACATAATACATTCATGCAAACCATCTTAACATCCTTGAAACAAATTCTTACACTTTTGGCTAAACATCTCAGACAGCGAGCTTGAAAATAGACTACTTTCACATGAGGCAGCACCGGGGACAATCTTGCTCCCAATTAGACCATATGAGCTAGATGCTGGCTGCCTATGCACATTAGACCATGACCTCTTACTATAATTAAATGTTTCCATGGAATCCTTCAGCATCTCTATAGTGCCTGCTTCTCTGCCAAAATGGTCTTCTGTAATTTCCCCAGATAGAGTAGTATGAGACATTGGCAAACCAGATTTTGCATTTGTTGCACGGGGTGATGAAGTATTCAAAATACAGCCAGGTGATGCCGCCATTTCACTCTTGcctgaaaatttaaatatagaaaTTACTATATCCAGAAACTACTTACATATTCAGTAGATGATTTGCTTATTTATGTAACACAAGTAAACAAACATAATTATGGATACACACAGATATTACATTATTATTACTTagcacaataaaaaaaatagtaaattcgTAATAAAATTTATGCCAAAATCACATTGAGCTTCAATCCAGCAGCAGAATCCAAATTCGTTATTAGCATTAACTGTCCCAGCCATACcacaataaaaaatgttgtaagACCAAggtatttaatatatacattcaAAATAAGacattaatttattaaagtttgCAGCAATTAGATTGCTACCACAAACAGAAacgaaaatattaattttagatgATGCCAATGTCAATTACtcattaaaacttaaaaatgcTTGCAATGTTGATGAGTGATATTCATTATTCCAGAACGAGCAAAAAAAACTACATATTGTTTTCAGCAGAAAGTGAGAATAGTAAGGGTTTAAAAAAGACAAATCAATAATTATTATCACCAATCCCTGTAAAGTGAAATAAACATACCAGTTTTGGAATTTAAGACAATGACTCGTACTAAAGATACTTGTTAGCAACATTAGCAAACATTTATTCTGAATGCAAATCAaacatttaaaaagaaattgaaacaGAAAATGAGAGAAATATTGCTTTGAAATGCAGAGCTGCATTTCAATTAAGacctgatatatatatatatatatatatatatatatatatatatatatatatacacacacacacacacacacacacacaaaataACGTAAACAGAAATACATACGGAAAGATTCTTCAAAAATTAACATGTTCAAACTCAATGATAGTTAATAGCCAATTTCTAAACCGGAGCATAAAACAGTTCACTCATTAACTATCTGTTAGCAAATCTATTTGGGGCATGAATGATGCAATTGACACACAGGTAAACCAGCAGAACATATGAAACCGTTTTGAACAAATAACAATTAGTTGATTGGCCTCACCCTGTAGAAAATGGTCATGAATAGATTTTGGCTTCCGTAATCCAATATTTTTCTGCCCAAAAGTTAAACACATGTTTAGCATCGAGGACATGGAGAACAGGACAAATTGATAACATAACGAGAAAACTAAAGTCTTTTTTCATCATAAGAAAACCGAAGTCTTAGACTGTAAAATGTTCACGGAACTGATAATCCTTAAAACAATGACGAGACGGTTACAAACTTCGGATAAAAATTAACCGGTGGCGTTGTGACAAAACTCGAAAAAAACATGATGAAGCATTAGCACAATAATTACCTCAGAAGCATAGGAAATGTCATCCAAAAAGTGGGATGAGGCAGACACACCCCTCTTCTCCATTATTTCAGAAGGCATTCTGTAGCTTGTCCAGAAAATACTGAAAGCCTCCTCCCTTGCTAGCCTTGTTAGGCTCTATCCCAGGTCATCTGCGGGAAGTTCAAGGTCATTCGCCTGACAAATGAAGGACAGATAACAATGAACATGGCAacccatataaaaaaataactgcTACTGCCAGAAAGAAAAACTCAGACCCATAAAATATCATGTATCATAAAATTACAACTTACCAACATCACCACCCCCTTCCACCCCtgaacaaataaagaaaagggTGGAAAGATGGACTATTGAAAACCCTACCAGAAGCACCCCCTATATTCAATtgtaacattaaaaaaaattagtataaaaCTAAGGCACAAATGGTTGCATCTTCAACTAAACACTACCAGATGGAAGGAGAGCACAGGATGGTattaggaaaagaaaaaaaagctcGTTGCTTACCTACCAACGACCTAACACAGTTTGGCCATTTGCTgccaaaaaaacaaacaaaaaccaTCCATGgaaattaacacaaaaaaaTCCATTTAACCGTAAgctcttccttttttttcaaaaaaaaaaacagataaaAAGTGGAGCTTAAGTTTACAGTACTCAGCCGATTCTGCCATAAAATTACACAGATGGAGAGGAAATTTCACAGCGAAAGCCTCAAACATTAACAGATCAAGAGAAAAAAACCAAAATTTCACAGAAGCCATAATCTGAAAACACCAACAGATCAAAAACATGAAACCAAAGAGCTCTCATCTCACCGCATACATATAACAACTACTGCCACCAAAGAGAAAAAACTGTTCAACCCCCAAACCAAAAAAGCAAAAACAACCACACATGATAAACACAAAccataatttttgttttcacgCTAACAACAAATTTGCACCTTCTGAATTGGAACCCAACCTCGCTAGCAAAGAAATTCCAAAAACCCCTCCTCCACAAAATTCACCACACTCCTCATCCAGAACAAAGAGAAACAGACAAAAAACCGAATCTCTCAAAGGCTCCAGAGCACAGGAATTTCAGGAACAAGAGATCCCACGCTCTTCCCCGCGACAGAAACCTCCTTCCCTCTGCATTGCAATCTGAGACGCTCGGACAAGGAAAAGCGACCAATAATTACGCAGAGTCAGCTCCTTCAAACGGAGCCGCAGAAAAATTAACCGCAATTCGAAGGTGCAATCGGGGAAATGAAGGTTTCAGAAAACGCCGGCGAGGAAGAGCGAATTTCCGGCGAGTGAGGCTCGCCGGCGGTCGCTCTCTGGTTTGGAGAGAAAAAAACGGACAACGCAACAACAGAGGTGTTTTTTAGTCTTCTgacagagaaagagaaaggaaaagggtgtTAGTTGGCTTTGAAATgctaaaaacaatttaataaaaattaataattaaaaatgaaaactagaAATGAGGAAGAAGAATAAATAGGCGCAGAGATAGTGTGGGTTGTAATAACAACAATCTTTTAAACctttatctttctttctttctttatttattatttatttatttatcatttgttTTTACAGTGAAAAACAACAACATGAAAGTTCAAACCTCTCTTTTATATCAGATGAAACTCTGTGCATTCAGCCTAACTTGGAAAGTGAGAtttgtaaaatttatattatgaaaaaaaaattactcttCTATTTTATCACAGTATTttctttctatattttcttCCATAATTGCTTTCTTCTCAGATGACGTTTTgctaacaataaaaaattgttttatttacgttcaatatttttattttaaaatataaaaaatgataacatatatttttcttacatcagataatatattatattggGACCAAATTTGTTACATCCTCATTATGAAACAGTTAATAAAAAATGAcgaaactgtttttttttttattataaaaacgGTACTGTTTGTTTTGCTGTTCAGAGTGAGACCGTTTCTTTGTTACTGCTGATAATGTAATAATTTGTCTGAACCTATGTCTAATTTGTTAGTGGTTTTATGTTACGCTTTCTGATGATTTATTTTTCTGCTTTTAAATATACATCCGTTTTATAACAAAAAtgattttctatttattttttacaattcccgttattcaattttcttgttATTATTTCTGTGCATAGCAAAATTTCAGGATACatagtgtttttttatatacatgTGACAAAATAACTGTTATATAAATGTTTAAAATGTATTATAGTATTTTATCCCAAAAACAATGGATTTTTGTATTGAGAAAGATCAAATGTTATCTTTAGCatgacttttttttctttttttagtcAAACATGAACTGTTGTATTTACTCACAGGTGAGTTTTTAACTTTCTAAGCATGtgtatgataaatttatttttaaattgtctACTTAAATTGCTATTTCAGAAATCAAAATATTacatcaaaatatttttcacctattaaaaaattagtaaaattgtcaacatatatttattaaagCGAAATAAGTAATTACTGGATACATTTACTTTATTGagttatcaaaataatttataaatattattaagataataaatttaataattttgaatattttaattaattaatagtttaatttattaaattatatttcaatatATTAATTACAATCTTGTatctaagaaaaataataatgaataacTAACTTAAAAGTAGACCAAATACTTTCTTTCCTGAATATTTATATACCCATATTAATGAACTTTCCCagttaattaaaagaaaaaaattgattttttgttttcattaaaAAAGTATCTTAATGTTGTAATAAACAGAGGAGAGACATTTCCCAGTTAATTAAAAgaacattgttttttttttgttttcattaaaAAGTATGTTAATGTTGTAATAAACAAAGAAGAGACATTcctttttgtttattaaaaatattatcatcaTTATATAAAACATTAATATCATTAAAAGTATTCCATGTGTAATAATGAgatatatataaagttatattttaatgtaaCAATCCCAACTCATTTATTGTCCATTAACGTAAAACTTTATAGGATTAAACCTATCTggtaagaaaaaatattttttttttaaacagttacttccttctttaaaaaataaaaaaataattagtttttgtattttctaaaaaaaaattgcattttaAATGGATGATTCTGAACCGTTTTGAATTTCCTAattacatgaaaaatattaaatactttgtagatttagaaatattaaatattttattacatttaattggtaattagaataatataaaaatgaaagtttacatttgaaaacatataataatgatt harbors:
- the LOC137820174 gene encoding protein MEI2-like 1 isoform X1; the encoded protein is MPSEIMEKRGVSASSHFLDDISYASEKNIGLRKPKSIHDHFLQGKSEMAASPGCILNTSSPRATNAKSGLPMSHTTLSGEITEDHFGREAGTIEMLKDSMETFNYSKRSWSNVHRQPASSSYGLIGSKIVPGAASCESSLFSSSLSEMFSQKLRLLGNGVLSGQPITVGSLPEEEAYKSLGEIEADTIGNLLPDEDDLFSGVTDELGCSTRARMNDDFEDFDLFSSSGGMELEGDEHLISGNGTSFVDEDPDYFGVSKGKIPFREQSSRTLFVRNINSNVEDSELKALFEQYGDIRTIYTACKHRGFVMISYYDLRAAQKAMKALQNRSLRSRKLDIHYSIPKGNAPEKDIGHGTLMISDLDSSVLKDELQQIFGFYGEIRDIYEYPQLNHVKFIEFYDVRAAEASLRALNGIRFSGKHIKLEPSLPMIATCMMHQSQKGQDEPDLGHSLSDNISLRHNAGVSSGFIASAGSLENGYNQGFHSATRQPTFIDKSLFNMNSNIHKTARGASNGKVSGVFEASNTIDAMKFASVSRFHPHSLPEYRDSLANGSPYNFSSTINMAANIGNGSTESSDSRHIQGINSTGNLAEFNTGGNGNRPSHGLYHMWNGSNLHQQTPSNAMLWQKTPSFVNGAGSPCLPQIPSFPRTPPHVLRASHIDHQVGSAPVVTASPWERQHSYLGESPDGSGFRLGSVGSPGFHGSWQMHPPASHNMFSHVSGNGTELTSNAGQGSPKQLSHVLPGRLPMNLVSKFDSTNERMRNLYPRRSEPNTNSNADKKQYELDLGRILRGDDNRTTLMIKNIPNKYTSKMLLAAIDEQCRGTYDFLYLPIDFKNKCNVGYAFINMIDPCQIIPFHKAFNGKKWEKFNSEKVAVLAYARIQGKAALIAHFQNSSLMNEDKRCRPILFHTDGPNAGDPEPFPLGNNIRVRPGKSRANGSEENRSQGNPLSLASGEDSGNGMESSSISSKNSD
- the LOC137820174 gene encoding protein MEI2-like 1 isoform X2 is translated as MPSEIMEKRGVSASSHFLDDISYASEKNIGLRKPKSIHDHFLQGKSEMAASPGCILNTSSPRATNAKSGLPMSHTTLSGEITEDHFGREAGTIEMLKDSMETFNYSKRSWSNVHRQPASSSYGLIGSKIVPGAASCESSLFSSSLSEMFSQKLRLLGNGVLSGQPITVGSLPEEEAYKSLGEIEADTIGNLLPDEDDLFSGVTDELGCSTRARMNDDFEDFDLFSSSGGMELEGDEHLISGNGTSFVDEDPDYFGVSKGKIPFREQSSRTLFVRNINSNVEDSELKALFEQYGDIRTIYTACKHRGFVMISYYDLRAAQKAMKALQNRSLRSRKLDIHYSIPKGNAPEKDIGHGTLMISDLDSSVLKDELQQIFGFYGEIRDIYEYPQLNHVKFIEFYDVRAAEASLRALNGIRFSGKHIKLEPSLPMIATCMMHQSQKGQDEPDLGHSLSDNISLRHNGVSSGFIASAGSLENGYNQGFHSATRQPTFIDKSLFNMNSNIHKTARGASNGKVSGVFEASNTIDAMKFASVSRFHPHSLPEYRDSLANGSPYNFSSTINMAANIGNGSTESSDSRHIQGINSTGNLAEFNTGGNGNRPSHGLYHMWNGSNLHQQTPSNAMLWQKTPSFVNGAGSPCLPQIPSFPRTPPHVLRASHIDHQVGSAPVVTASPWERQHSYLGESPDGSGFRLGSVGSPGFHGSWQMHPPASHNMFSHVSGNGTELTSNAGQGSPKQLSHVLPGRLPMNLVSKFDSTNERMRNLYPRRSEPNTNSNADKKQYELDLGRILRGDDNRTTLMIKNIPNKYTSKMLLAAIDEQCRGTYDFLYLPIDFKNKCNVGYAFINMIDPCQIIPFHKAFNGKKWEKFNSEKVAVLAYARIQGKAALIAHFQNSSLMNEDKRCRPILFHTDGPNAGDPEPFPLGNNIRVRPGKSRANGSEENRSQGNPLSLASGEDSGNGMESSSISSKNSD
- the LOC137820174 gene encoding protein MEI2-like 4 isoform X3; the protein is MAASPGCILNTSSPRATNAKSGLPMSHTTLSGEITEDHFGREAGTIEMLKDSMETFNYSKRSWSNVHRQPASSSYGLIGSKIVPGAASCESSLFSSSLSEMFSQKLRLLGNGVLSGQPITVGSLPEEEAYKSLGEIEADTIGNLLPDEDDLFSGVTDELGCSTRARMNDDFEDFDLFSSSGGMELEGDEHLISGNGTSFVDEDPDYFGVSKGKIPFREQSSRTLFVRNINSNVEDSELKALFEQYGDIRTIYTACKHRGFVMISYYDLRAAQKAMKALQNRSLRSRKLDIHYSIPKGNAPEKDIGHGTLMISDLDSSVLKDELQQIFGFYGEIRDIYEYPQLNHVKFIEFYDVRAAEASLRALNGIRFSGKHIKLEPSLPMIATCMMHQSQKGQDEPDLGHSLSDNISLRHNAGVSSGFIASAGSLENGYNQGFHSATRQPTFIDKSLFNMNSNIHKTARGASNGKVSGVFEASNTIDAMKFASVSRFHPHSLPEYRDSLANGSPYNFSSTINMAANIGNGSTESSDSRHIQGINSTGNLAEFNTGGNGNRPSHGLYHMWNGSNLHQQTPSNAMLWQKTPSFVNGAGSPCLPQIPSFPRTPPHVLRASHIDHQVGSAPVVTASPWERQHSYLGESPDGSGFRLGSVGSPGFHGSWQMHPPASHNMFSHVSGNGTELTSNAGQGSPKQLSHVLPGRLPMNLVSKFDSTNERMRNLYPRRSEPNTNSNADKKQYELDLGRILRGDDNRTTLMIKNIPNKYTSKMLLAAIDEQCRGTYDFLYLPIDFKNKCNVGYAFINMIDPCQIIPFHKAFNGKKWEKFNSEKVAVLAYARIQGKAALIAHFQNSSLMNEDKRCRPILFHTDGPNAGDPEPFPLGNNIRVRPGKSRANGSEENRSQGNPLSLASGEDSGNGMESSSISSKNSD
- the LOC137820174 gene encoding protein MEI2-like 4 isoform X4, translating into MAASPGCILNTSSPRATNAKSGLPMSHTTLSGEITEDHFGREAGTIEMLKDSMETFNYSKRSWSNVHRQPASSSYGLIGSKIVPGAASCESSLFSSSLSEMFSQKLRLLGNGVLSGQPITVGSLPEEEAYKSLGEIEADTIGNLLPDEDDLFSGVTDELGCSTRARMNDDFEDFDLFSSSGGMELEGDEHLISGNGTSFVDEDPDYFGVSKGKIPFREQSSRTLFVRNINSNVEDSELKALFEQYGDIRTIYTACKHRGFVMISYYDLRAAQKAMKALQNRSLRSRKLDIHYSIPKGNAPEKDIGHGTLMISDLDSSVLKDELQQIFGFYGEIRDIYEYPQLNHVKFIEFYDVRAAEASLRALNGIRFSGKHIKLEPSLPMIATCMMHQSQKGQDEPDLGHSLSDNISLRHNGVSSGFIASAGSLENGYNQGFHSATRQPTFIDKSLFNMNSNIHKTARGASNGKVSGVFEASNTIDAMKFASVSRFHPHSLPEYRDSLANGSPYNFSSTINMAANIGNGSTESSDSRHIQGINSTGNLAEFNTGGNGNRPSHGLYHMWNGSNLHQQTPSNAMLWQKTPSFVNGAGSPCLPQIPSFPRTPPHVLRASHIDHQVGSAPVVTASPWERQHSYLGESPDGSGFRLGSVGSPGFHGSWQMHPPASHNMFSHVSGNGTELTSNAGQGSPKQLSHVLPGRLPMNLVSKFDSTNERMRNLYPRRSEPNTNSNADKKQYELDLGRILRGDDNRTTLMIKNIPNKYTSKMLLAAIDEQCRGTYDFLYLPIDFKNKCNVGYAFINMIDPCQIIPFHKAFNGKKWEKFNSEKVAVLAYARIQGKAALIAHFQNSSLMNEDKRCRPILFHTDGPNAGDPEPFPLGNNIRVRPGKSRANGSEENRSQGNPLSLASGEDSGNGMESSSISSKNSD